The genomic DNA GGCTCCAATACCTGTCCAAATCGTATAAGCAGTCCCTAATGGTAATGTTCGCATTGCTAATGCCAGCAGTCCAAAACTGCCAATCATGGCCACGAGTGTGATTAGGGAGGGAGTAAAGTGCTTAAAACCCTCTGACTGTTTCATTGAGTAAGCCCAAACGACCTCTAAAAGGCCCGCAAAAATTAAATAAATCCAAGACATAACTAAACCCTGTTTAATAAGCCGGGGCGTCCCGAATCATTTCCCAATATGGGGGAAGTCGTCTTCCTAATTACCACTCAACCTTTAAAGAGTAAAGGAAACTAATATGGCACCCCAAATATATCGTTTTTTATCTACTCAGTTAAATAATTCAGACAATACTCATCTTCTGGTGGATTTAGGACTCAAATCTAAGTTGTTTCAACACCACTTCAAATGGCACAATAAGGTACCCTTCGGAAGATAAAATA from Runella rosea includes the following:
- a CDS encoding DMT family transporter, coding for MSWIYLIFAGLLEVVWAYSMKQSEGFKHFTPSLITLVAMIGSFGLLALAMRTLPLGTAYTIWTGIGAIGAFLIGILFLGEPISFTRLMAAFLILAGLIIMKLSSSH